In Atopobium sp. oral taxon 416, the genomic stretch GCTGGATTGTTCTGGTAGATACCAGCTACCACAGACAGGCTCTTGTCAGGCATATGCGCGCTGCAAAGACGATGCTTTAGACGATGCTTTAGATAATATGAAGTGACCTCACATTAGTAGCAACGTGGATTTGCCGCTATACGATAGGTGTTTAACATAAAGTAAGCTGGTTTACCACATACAAAAGGAGATCACTAATGAATAGAGTACTCAAAATCGCAATGGATGTCCATAGTTCGAATTACACTTTGTGTGCAATGGAGCCTGTGGTTGGGGCAGAGGACAGGGTCTTCGCCAACATCCAGGTACCCCCTGATTATAAAAACGTTCTCCAATTTATTGAGAACCTTAAAAAGAAACTTGGCCTTACCGATACTTATTCTGTTGAATGCGGCTACGAAGCCGGATGTCTTGGATACTCCTTATACCATCAGCTAACGAACGCCGGTGTAAAATGCGTCATTCTTGCGCCGAGCACAATGCTAGCCCCTCAGGGCAAGCGGGTGAAGACGGATGCACGTGATGCCAACATGATCGCCCAGTGTCTTTGCTATGGCGGGTATCATGCGGTTCATGTTCCCACCGATAAGGATGACTCTGTAAAAGAATATCTCCGTATGAGGGATGACCACAAACTGGCACTCAAGAAGATCAAACAGCAGATCAATGCTTTCTGCCTGCGTCATGGCTTCTTCTATGATGGCAACAAATGGACAATCAAGCACTGGAACTGGCTGAAGACACTTGAGGTGGATGATCTGCTGCGCGAGACCCTCGACGAGTATCTGGCATCCTATAAGGAACACTCATCAAAGATCGAACGCTTCGACAAACGGATCGAGGAACTTGCTGGCGATGATGATTACAAGGAAAGTGTCAAAAAGCTTGGCTGCGTTGTCGGTATAAAGACTCATACGGCACCTTCACTGATTGTAGAGACCGGCGATTTCAGTCGTTTTGCCAAAGGCAATACCTACGCTGCATTCCTCGGGCTTGCGCCGGGAGAATCTTCCAGTGGAACAAAGATCCAACGTAGCGGAATTTCAAAAGCTGGCAACAGTCATCTTCGTACGCTTCTCATTGAAGGGGCAAAAGGAATCTGCAAGGGACAGATCGGACATAAATCCAAGGAACTGCGCTGCAGGCAGGACGGAAATACAGCTGATGTCATTGCATATGCTGACAGAGCAAACACAAGACTTCGAAGCAAGTATTACCGGATGATCCGCCATGGGAAAAAAAGAAATGTAGCGGTTGCTGCAGTTGCCAGGGAACTTGCCTGCTTTGTATGGGCAGTGATGACAGGCACTATCGCTTTCAGAGAAGCCTAAAAGAAGGCAGCATGAGTAACATCTGGTCCATTTGTCTGTCAAGGGTGCTACGCACCGCTTACGCGGCAAGTCCTGTGACAGCCATCTGTCCATGATGTCTATGGGCAGCCAAGGCATAAATCCACAGGAATCTGCGGATTTATGCAGTAATAGACAAAGTAAATACCTGACAGCATCTGGAGGAAGCTGTGATCACTGTAAGGTTTAAGCCATCCGCGTCCATCCTATGTTGGCACTGGAAACAGTAATCCACGCTTTTAGATCGCAGGGCTCACGGCAAAACCATTAGCCTGTTGGTAGCCAATCCACGTATAACAGAGTGGCCACATGCCGGGAACTGTTAAATCAGAGCTCTTTCCAGATGCTGTCAGAGAAACACAAATGTGGCTAGCCAGGGGGGAGGAAAATTTCCTGAAATTGCCTCTTGACAACGGTCACTTCATAACAGGATGTAGCCTGCTTTAGGTCATGTTTGCTCTCTTAAGACGAGAGAACCTAAAGATGCTATCCTGGATTGTCGGTCCTAGTGGCGCTTCTGTGCACGCAGACCTCATGCAAAAGCAGGAGCCAGATGCAACGACACTTGCGAGGATGCGCCATAGCCTTAAAGCGAGAGGAGTTCGGCAAGGCTATGCTTCACGACCTGAACTTAGAGCTCGAGAAGGCAGGGACCACGGCGCGGGGCGGCTCCATGGTGGACGCGACCTTCACCTGGGCCTTAAAGCTCCACAAAGAACAAGGACCATGCGCGCGACCCTTAAAGCGCACCAGTCCAAGAAAGACTAACTATTAAAAGTCAATCATGAAATTACGATTTTTCGAATGAAACGCGGAGACGTGTTTTAGATAGATCAGTACCTTGAAAACTGCATGACGAACAGAGTCTCGGGAATAGGGCTCTAAGAAAAGGCTATGGGTTGTAAGATTTACGCTGCCTGGTATTCGCTATGGGTCAGCTCCATCCGGTAGATGGTTCTGACTAGCTTCTTTGCCACGTGCGACAGGGCGACATAGAAGTGCTTGTCCTCAGCACGCTTTCTGGCCAGATACAGGCCAAACCGCTCGTCCCACTTGGAGACGTATATAGCGGCGTTGAAGAGGGCGAAGCGGAGGTATTTGGAGCCTCGTTTCTCCATATGGGCATAGGTGGATGTCAACTGCCCGGACTGGTAGGTAGATGGCGACATGCCTGCATAGGCAAGGATCTGGTCCGCATTGTCAAAGCGGTTGAAATCGCCAATCTCGGCCAGGATCATGGCTCCCATCCGGTAGTTGATGCCGGGAATTGTCATGATCGGAGAGCTACTCTTGTCCATAATCTTTCGAATGGAAGCTTCTACTTTTTCGATGTCGGCAGTCAGGGCATCGATCTGGCGGATCGTCTGCTTGAGTTCTATGGATCTTACAGACATCTCTGATCCGACAGAGGATCTGGCCGCATTCCGGATCTCGATCGCCTTCTCTCGGCCATACCGGCCACGGGAGGCATCACAGAGCAGGGACTTCAGATGTGTGAGGTTGGCATTGGCAACACATGACGCACCGGGCATTTCTTCAAGCAGGCGCTAGACGGTGTTCATGTGAAGCGTTGGGACGAGGCCTTCCAGTTTGGGGAATACGATGTTCACCAGCCTGGTGATGGATGTCTTCAGCGTCGCTCTCCTCTGGATGAGATCAAAGCGGTATCTGGTCAATGACTTCAGCTCTTCGCTGGGGTAAGATGTATCCGTGTAGGGCCTGAGGGTCTTATCAGTCACAAGCATTTCGGCAATGGCGCGGGCATCGACTTTATCCGTTTTCGTCTTTCTAAGGCGCTGACCTTTTCTGTAAAGATTTGTGTGAAGTGGATTGATTACAAAGGTGCGGTAGCCTCGATCAAGAAGCGAGCCCAAGATGTTGTAGGAATAGTGGCCGGTAGCCTCGAGCCCTACTTTTATCTGGGACAGGTCTTTTGAGGCCGTCTCGATTCTTCTGAACAGCTCATCATAGCCTTCGCGATTGTTCCGGATGGTAAAGACCGGGAACAGTTCTTCAGCGTCCGGACCAAGAATGCAGCAGTCGTGCTTGTCCTTGGCGACATCGATTCCAACGTAGATCATCTTTAAGACTTCCTTCAAAGAAGCGGCTGATTGTTCTGATGCTGTCGTCAGACCACAGGGCTTTCTGCCAATCGTATCCTCGTTCTACATAAACCGTCATGCGGTATCTAACTGATCAACAATGCAGCAAAGAGGCTGTGGCTGGAGCCCCTCTAAAACCGTCGAGCGGTAGGGGAGCAAGACCACTCCACAGCATCTGATGACAATGTAGCCGTTTACCAGGAACAGGTAAAGGAAAGCTACCACTTAATAATACGAGGGGGAGCCTGGCGTATCGGATACAAGGCGCATATCGGCGTGGACGTCGAAGGTGGCCTTGTGCATGGTGTGGAGACGAGCGCCTAGAATGTATCTGACATATCCTGTGGCACACGTACTCGTAAGGGAAGATGACAGGTTCTGCTGCGCAGACTTTAGGCTATAGAGGTATAGCGAAGCGCCCTTAAGGACGCATAAAGACCCACACCTCTCATCTATGCGCTAAAGTGTCGCTAAGAAAGCCTTCGACCATAAAGGGCCTTGCCTGTGCACTCTTTACCGAGAAGGGCATCGAGTCCAGGAAGGCATCCGGCCGCTCAAAGGTAGAGCATCCCTTCCTTATCGTGAAGCGGCGCTTCGACCCCTTAAGGAAGCGCTACAGAAGGATAGAGAAGATCTCCTGCACACTCAAGTCTTTCTCGCCCGTACAAACCTTACCCATGTGCATCTTTTGCCGGCAGGCTGCACCTCCCGGCTCCCGGAGTCGCTTGATCTGTCTTGGAGCCTTATTGCGGTGCATGCGGCAGGACAAATGTAAGGATAGCGACTTCTGCACGTGCTGGATGGGCAACCTTTTCTGCCTTTCCCGCATGCCGGCCGCGAAAAAGTTGTGTGGTCGGTCCCCTTTAACACGTTATGGGGCATTAATCATCGTTTCCCTAGATGGACTGCCGCTCGCCGCCAGCATTCAACGGCCCGGTACTGTCGACTAGTGGCGGGCTCCATGGTGGGAGGCGCGCGTCATGCCACCGTTGCGCCCACACGCTTGGAGCGTTACGGAGAGGTTTCCGGACGCGCCGCCACGCGTGATGCCACCATACGCGGCGCCCCTTGCCCCTATGCACAATGCTATCTTACCCCATATGGAGCGAGGCGGCATTACCCGGCCGAGGGCCAAGCCTCAGGGGTGGGTCATCAAAAGCTGCGCGTCCAGAGCCACGCGCCGTGTCTATTTGTACTTGATAATTTGGATGACGCTTCCTACCTGCAGGGCGGGAACCTTGCTCTTTTCGACGTAGATGGTCCCGGCCATGCTGGCGGCCGTCTCGCCCGTGAAGCTGATTGTACAGTGCCCCAGCCCCTTGAGGGTGACGGGCACCTCGGCACCCACCGACGTGATCTTGAAGAAACCGTCATCTACCCTCAGGATGTCACCAGCTGCAATGTCACCGTCAATGGGATTGACGTTTACCAGGTAGCAGTAGTCCTTGAGCTCTGCCGGTGCGCTAGCACCAAAGATGATGAGCATGTTGGCGACACGGAAGTCCTGGACGTGCTCGCCGACCGCCAACACCTTGTTCTCGTAGATGACCCTCATGAGCATTCCCCTCTATTCACGTTTCCGCTCGCATGTGAGACTATGACTTAGCTGTACAGGCTGATTGATGCCAGGAAGGCGATGCCTACACGAATCCACCCCGTTAAGAAGCGAGAGTACATAACTGACAGGACGCCAACCTCGATAGTCTCGGTTTCCGCCTCAGCCAGCCCCAGGCCGACAGGGATGAAGTCGCAGGCGCACTGGTTATTGATGGCAAACAGGGCCGGCAGCGACATCTGTGGGGCAATGGCGCCCTTACCAATCTCGGTACCGATAAGCGTGCCAATGATTTGGGCAATGACCGCGCCAGGGCCGAGTAGGGCGGACAGACCGGGAATGGACACGATGATGCCGAGCACCATGAGACCAACGGGGTTGCCCGCGAGTGGCGTCAGGACGTTGGCGATGAGGTCGCCGAGGCCCGTGCCGTTGATGATGCCCATGAGCATGGCGACGAATGCCATGAAGGGTAGTAGCGTAGTGATGCAGGTCTGGATGGCGTCGCGGCCGGCCTGGTAGAGCGTGTTGATGAACTTGCCGACACCCATACCAATGGCAGATAGCCAGCCGTTCTCCTTCTGCGGCGTGTTGGCCATGTAGTCTTTGTCGGCCTGCGCCTTCTTGACCTGGTCGGTCGCGGAGGCTATCTTGGCCGTGGGCTCTGGGGCAGCCACCTCAGAAGAACCGGACACGGAATTGGATGTCGAATGTCCAGCCTCAACCTCGCTGGCCAGCGAGACGCAGCTTGAAGTCACAGCCGAGACATAGATGTCCTTACGGATGTACTGCGCCAGCGGGCCAGACTTCCCCGTCGGCATCACGTTGATGGTGGGGATACTCTTCTGCGGATAGATGCCGCAGCGCAGGGTCCCACCACAGTCAATGATGACACAGGCAATCTGCTCCTCGGGGCACGAGGTCTTGAAGCCGTTGACGGCCTCCATGCCCGAGAGGCTGAGGATCGTCTGAAGGCACTCGGGCTCCGCCCCACCACCGACGATGTACATGACCTTGTTGCGCTCGGGCGTGGGCTTGATGACCAGGGGACCGCCCCAACCGCCGCTGCCGGCAACAACCTTGATAGCATGAAGCTCTGCCATGATAGCTGTCCTTTCTGGCTCTATGCTGCCTCGACACCATCACCGATGGTGTCAGTATGAACGTTGTGTTCGTCAAAGGTCCGCGCCAGACGCACGTGCATCTGCTGCTCGACAATCTTCGTCGTGAACTCGGTCGACCAACCGGAGATGAAGTTGGCGACGAAACCCACGAGCATGTAGCGCACGGCAAGCTGCGAGGTGTCAAGGCCCAGTGCGGTGATGCCCGAGGCGATACCCAGATAAATGAAAATCTCCTGGGGGTTGATGTGGGCAAAGATGCCGCTGTTGGTATGACAGTGGTACGAGGCGGCAGCATAGTAGGCCGGCTTGTAGAACTCCGGGAGGAACTTGCCCATGGAGAGCGCCATAGGGTTGCAAAGCATGATCGCCGAGATGAAGGGCAGCACGAAGTAGCGCGTGACAGGGTTGCCTCCCGCATGGACCGCAAACTTGTTGACGCGCTCCTTCCCGATAAACGCCACGAGGGAGTTCATGAAGACCAGCAGCACCACGATGAGGGGAATGATGCTGGTCACCCACGACGTGAACTGATTGCCGCCAAGCTGGAACAGGTTGATGAACCATGAGCCGGCGGCAGAGATTCCAGATACTACATCCATAATGCGTCTCCTTTCAAAACATGCTTATGGACTTGATTGACAAACGTGCAGGGCAGCCCCTATTGCATGCTCTTTGTCTTGCTGTGCCCTAGACCGTACGGCACCAGCGCTTGAAGGGCCGCGCCCGCACGCCTGAGGGGTGAGAGGGTCTCAGGCAGTGGCTCGCCATTCGTGTAGATCTGATACGTATGAGCCGCGTCTTCCAGGGCCCTGCAGAGGTTGCGATGCCCCCTCTTGGGACCATCCTCCCGCGTGAGGCTTGTGACCAGCCGTCCCTCAAAGCCGGGAAGCGGCTTGACGCGCGCAAACGATGTCACGCCCTCCAAACACTTCCCCTCTTGGATGCACCCGCCGTCATCCACTAAAAACATGACGATGGCGCCTGCGTTGAAGCCCCCACTCTTGCGTCCACAGACGACCTTGCCCCGCTTCCTCATGTCCGAGAATGCACGCGCGAAGTTCAGCATCTGGCGATAGGTGAGCAGAAGCTGCGCGGCAACGGCCAGGACTACAATTAGAGCGATTCCAACCATACTTGCTCCTATATTCACTGCGTTGCATTTATTGGCCTCATATCGGATGCTTTTAGATGCAATAGAGAATCTCCGGTGGCAGGAATGTCTTCATACTGCCTGAAGAGCTATGCGGCTCGTAAAGGAGATTGGTATCCTGTCCCATCTGGAGTAGATCGCAGATAAGCTGGGCGAAGGCAAGCTTTTGGCTTGGGCTTCGCATCTCTTTTAGAAGCGTGCAGATCTAAATGGCTATAGCGGGGAGTCCGCCAGACTGGCTTTGTAAGGAGATACACCTATGCTCTTTGCAGGTGTGGATATCGCAAAGGTAGACCACCGAATCGGAACCATCGACAACAAAGGGAAAGATAGGTGCCTAATCTCTTTCAGAAGTACCAGCGAAGGTTTGGATAGGTGCTCCTCGTGGGCTAGAAAGTCTGGCAGAACCAGAATTGGATGGCCTGCCACTCGTATCTTGTGGAAAAGGGATAGGCAGTGTGTGTCCTTGATCCTGTGCATGTAGAAGCTCTACGCAAACTCAAGGGCTTCGCAGGGTCAAAAATGATACAGCCGACAGCTCTCTCATCGCAAAGACCCTGCCGTGTAGGTGAGGTAAAGCCAACGAAGCTTGCAGATGATACTCTATAGGCTCTGCGATTCTTAATGCGTTTTTGTCAGTCCCTAAAAGAGGTGTAGGCTATCTGCCTTTTGGATTCTCATTTCCCGAAGTGCGAGCCGCTTTTCACTAACATCTTCAGCGTCCCTTCCTTGGCACCTATTGCAGATGACTCGCTGCCCGAAAAGATCTTCCACATACATACTGGCACTTTAGGCAAATCACACGGGGCGCCTTGGTGAGGCTAAAGCAATAACAGCGAGGCAACCAAAAACTCCTGTGAGACACACCTTGGGAAGAAGGCTGTGGGTTTTAAGATCAAGCACTGTATCTTTGAGATCGAATATTTGGAAGGCGACATCAAAGACACCGACAAAGCAATGATAGAAGAGCTGCTATGTAAGGTGGAGCCCTCATCATCACTATCCTTGGAGTCTTGTCACAGGTAGGGTTCACACAGCTACAAAGACAGGTGATGTGTCTCGGCCTAAGGGCAGCTCTCAGATCGTAAACTACGCCGGGCTGACCCACAGAGCGAATCGATCCGGCAAGCTTGAGGCTAAAGGGTTGCCTATCACCAAAGCAGGGTCTTCCTACCTGAGACGCGCTCTGTGGCTTGCTGCAGCAGCTATATTCCTAAGCTCAAAGAGTTCTGTAGAAAGAAGCGATTACTGAGGCAAACCCTATAGGGTGGCTATAGCTGCCGTGGCAAGAAAGCTCTGTCTCATCATCTTTGCCGTGATGCGAGACAAGGTGGCCTACAACCCGAACTGTTTTGTATCAATCAAAAAACTGCATACTTTTGTTTGCTGCTGTGCTTATGTTTCACAGCTGCTTCATCTATTGCGCCTAAAAGCATTCGATATTCGACTGTCAAAGTGCAACTAATCCAACACTTACAAAAACAATCTTTAGACATCTCTCCAAAAGATCATGGTTTTTTACTTGACTTCATATAGCTGGTCTCCTTCCTCTATCTCATGAAACATGCGGATTGAAACGTGTGCACCCTGGCGCCCGTACAAACAGCCGCAAGGACGAGC encodes the following:
- a CDS encoding IS110 family transposase, giving the protein MDVHSSNYTLCAMEPVVGAEDRVFANIQVPPDYKNVLQFIENLKKKLGLTDTYSVECGYEAGCLGYSLYHQLTNAGVKCVILAPSTMLAPQGKRVKTDARDANMIAQCLCYGGYHAVHVPTDKDDSVKEYLRMRDDHKLALKKIKQQINAFCLRHGFFYDGNKWTIKHWNWLKTLEVDDLLRETLDEYLASYKEHSSKIERFDKRIEELAGDDDYKESVKKLGCVVGIKTHTAPSLIVETGDFSRFAKGNTYAAFLGLAPGESSSGTKIQRSGISKAGNSHLRTLLIEGAKGICKGQIGHKSKELRCRQDGNTADVIAYADRANTRLRSKYYRMIRHGKKRNVAVAAVARELACFVWAVMTGTIAFREA
- a CDS encoding transposase, translated to MPGASCVANANLTHLKSLLCDASRGRYGREKAIEIRNAARSSVGSEMSVRSIELKQTIRQIDALTADIEKVEASIRKIMDKSSSPIMTIPGINYRMGAMILAEIGDFNRFDNADQILAYAGMSPSTYQSGQLTSTYAHMEKRGSKYLRFALFNAAIYVSKWDERFGLYLARKRAEDKHFYVALSHVAKKLVRTIYRMELTHSEYQAA
- a CDS encoding transposase, which gives rise to MIYVGIDVAKDKHDCCILGPDAEELFPVFTIRNNREGYDELFRRIETASKDLSQIKVGLEATGHYSYNILGSLLDRGYRTFVINPLHTNLYRKGQRLRKTKTDKVDARAIAEMLVTDKTLRPYTDTSYPSEELKSLTRYRFDLIQRRATLKTSITRLVNIVFPKLEGLVPTLHMNTV
- a CDS encoding PTS glucitol/sorbitol transporter subunit IIA, which translates into the protein MRVIYENKVLAVGEHVQDFRVANMLIIFGASAPAELKDYCYLVNVNPIDGDIAAGDILRVDDGFFKITSVGAEVPVTLKGLGHCTISFTGETAASMAGTIYVEKSKVPALQVGSVIQIIKYK
- a CDS encoding PTS glucitol/sorbitol transporter subunit IIB; this encodes MAELHAIKVVAGSGGWGGPLVIKPTPERNKVMYIVGGGAEPECLQTILSLSGMEAVNGFKTSCPEEQIACVIIDCGGTLRCGIYPQKSIPTINVMPTGKSGPLAQYIRKDIYVSAVTSSCVSLASEVEAGHSTSNSVSGSSEVAAPEPTAKIASATDQVKKAQADKDYMANTPQKENGWLSAIGMGVGKFINTLYQAGRDAIQTCITTLLPFMAFVAMLMGIINGTGLGDLIANVLTPLAGNPVGLMVLGIIVSIPGLSALLGPGAVIAQIIGTLIGTEIGKGAIAPQMSLPALFAINNQCACDFIPVGLGLAEAETETIEVGVLSVMYSRFLTGWIRVGIAFLASISLYS
- a CDS encoding PTS glucitol/sorbitol transporter subunit IIC; protein product: MDVVSGISAAGSWFINLFQLGGNQFTSWVTSIIPLIVVLLVFMNSLVAFIGKERVNKFAVHAGGNPVTRYFVLPFISAIMLCNPMALSMGKFLPEFYKPAYYAAASYHCHTNSGIFAHINPQEIFIYLGIASGITALGLDTSQLAVRYMLVGFVANFISGWSTEFTTKIVEQQMHVRLARTFDEHNVHTDTIGDGVEAA
- a CDS encoding transcriptional regulator GutM, producing the protein MVGIALIVVLAVAAQLLLTYRQMLNFARAFSDMRKRGKVVCGRKSGGFNAGAIVMFLVDDGGCIQEGKCLEGVTSFARVKPLPGFEGRLVTSLTREDGPKRGHRNLCRALEDAAHTYQIYTNGEPLPETLSPLRRAGAALQALVPYGLGHSKTKSMQ